The genome window CTACCATTGGTATGAACGGCATTAAAGAACGACGGCTCCACGAATTAATCCTAACCAGCCATCCGGACCTGCATGTAGGCGACTGTGTGCCGTTCTATTTCTGTCCACGGTCTATTATGCTATACATGATTTATCGAGCGAATGATTTGGAGCTGGGTTATCGAGATGGACAAGGACCCATCATTCATCTGGAGTCAGACTTGCAGCGAACGGTTACTTGGGCGAAAGCGCGAGGCCTCCGCTGGGCCTTTACGCTATCGAATGCTGGTGCACGCTATTTTGAAGATCGGTGTGACCTCGCACAACTCGGCGAGATTCAGTGGGATGCGGTACATGCGATTGACTGGCGGAATTGTAAGGAAGGCAAGCAGGCGGAATTTCTGATCGAACACCAATTTCCATGGGAATTAGTCTCGCGTATTGGCGTACTGTCACAAAAAATCCAAGGTTATGTCACGAACGCCTTGGACGCTGCTCCGTATAAACCGCTTGTGGTAATTAAACCTGAGTGGTATTATTGAAGAGAGGGGAACTTCATATGATCGAATACAAGAAAGGCAACATACTCAGTGAAACCGCTGAAGCACTGGTCAATACCGTGAACTGTGTTGGTATCATGGGACGTGGGATTGCGCTTCAGTTCAAGAACGCTTTCCCGGAGAACTTCAAATCCTATGCCGCTGCCTGTAAACGCAACGAGGTGCGGCCAGGACGCATGTTCATTTACGAGACTGACCAATTGATGAATCCGCGCTACATTATCAATTTTCCGACAAAACGTCACTGGCATGGCAAAAGCCGGATCGAAGACATAGAGGCCGGTCTTGCCGCTCTGGTGGAAGTAATCCGGTCGCGGAAAATCCGGTCGATTGCTATTCCACCCTTGGGCAGCGGACTAGGTGGGTTGAGCTGGTCTGAGGTACGCCCACGCATCGAAGCAACACTCAGAGAATTCAGCGACCTTAAAGTTGTTATTTTCGAGCCAAGCGACACGTCAGCAGATACACGAGCCAATCGTTCGAGTGATGTGCCCCACATGACATCAGGGCGAGCGGCGCTGGTCAAGCTGATGCACCGTTATCTTTGCGGGCTGTTAGACCCCTTCATAACACTGTTGGAGGTGCATAAACTAATGTATTTTATGCAGCAGGCCGGTGAGCCATTACAACTGAACTTCACTAAGGGCCCTTACGGGCCCTATGCTGTAAATTTGCGTCATCAACTGAAAGCTGTCGAGGGGCATCTAGTATTCGGTTATGCTGATGGTGGCGACGCGCCAGCCAAGCAATTGCAGTTGGTGCCTGGCGCAATTGAAGATGCCAGTGAATTTCTCAAAAGCAAAGTTGAGATC of Pseudomonadota bacterium contains these proteins:
- a CDS encoding DUF4433 domain-containing protein, with translation MPIPTEPKIYHIVHVDKLPSIIADGGLWCDAEVARRSTSGTTIGMNGIKERRLHELILTSHPDLHVGDCVPFYFCPRSIMLYMIYRANDLELGYRDGQGPIIHLESDLQRTVTWAKARGLRWAFTLSNAGARYFEDRCDLAQLGEIQWDAVHAIDWRNCKEGKQAEFLIEHQFPWELVSRIGVLSQKIQGYVTNALDAAPYKPLVVIKPEWYY
- a CDS encoding macro domain-containing protein, with the protein product MIEYKKGNILSETAEALVNTVNCVGIMGRGIALQFKNAFPENFKSYAAACKRNEVRPGRMFIYETDQLMNPRYIINFPTKRHWHGKSRIEDIEAGLAALVEVIRSRKIRSIAIPPLGSGLGGLSWSEVRPRIEATLREFSDLKVVIFEPSDTSADTRANRSSDVPHMTSGRAALVKLMHRYLCGLLDPFITLLEVHKLMYFMQQAGEPLQLNFTKGPYGPYAVNLRHQLKAVEGHLVFGYADGGDAPAKQLQLVPGAIEDASEFLKSKVEIQERIERVSCLVEGFESPFGLELLSTIHWIASTETVQSLDEVVARVYAWNDRKKQFSRRQIALAADVLSQQGWIKN